One genomic segment of Streptomyces liangshanensis includes these proteins:
- the treS gene encoding maltose alpha-D-glucosyltransferase, producing MIVNEPVHDTFEDTPAQDRHPDWFKRAVFYEVLVRSFQDSNGDGIGDLKGITAKLDYLQWLGVDCLWLPPFFKSPLRDGGYDVSDYTAVLPEFGDLADFVEFVDATHQRGMRVVIDFVMNHTSDQHEWFQESRRDPDGPYGDYYVWADDDKQYQDARIIFVDTETSNWTFDPVRKQYYWHRFFSHQPDLNYENPAVQEEIISALRFWLDLGIDGFRLDAVPYLYQKEGTNCENLPATHAFLKRVRKEIDAHYPDTVLLAEANQWPEDVVDYFGDYAKGGDECHMAFHFPVMPRIFMAVRRESRYPVSEILAKTPAIPENCQWGIFLRNHDELTLEMVTDEERDYMYAEYAKDPRMRANIGIRRRLAPLLDNDRNQIELFTALLLSLPGSPILYYGDEIGMGDNIWLGDRDAVRTPMQWTPDRNAGFSSSDPGRLYLPTIMDPVYGYQVTNVEASMASPSSLLHWTRRMIEIRKQNPAFGLGSYTELSSSNPAVLAFLREAPSPDGKGDDLVLCVHNFSRFAQPTELDLKEFNGRHPVELIGGVRFPAIGELPYLLTLAGHGFYWFRLRKDVASS from the coding sequence ATGATCGTCAACGAGCCCGTCCACGACACGTTCGAGGACACCCCGGCCCAGGACCGTCATCCCGACTGGTTCAAAAGGGCCGTCTTCTACGAGGTCCTGGTGCGTTCGTTCCAGGACAGCAACGGAGACGGCATCGGTGACCTCAAGGGCATCACCGCCAAGCTGGACTACCTCCAATGGCTCGGTGTCGACTGCCTCTGGCTGCCGCCGTTCTTCAAGTCGCCACTGCGCGACGGCGGCTACGACGTCTCCGACTACACCGCCGTCCTCCCCGAGTTCGGCGACCTCGCCGACTTCGTGGAGTTCGTCGACGCCACGCACCAGCGTGGCATGCGCGTGGTCATCGACTTCGTCATGAACCACACCAGCGACCAGCACGAATGGTTCCAGGAGTCCCGCAGGGACCCCGACGGGCCGTACGGCGACTACTACGTCTGGGCCGACGACGACAAGCAGTACCAGGACGCCCGGATCATCTTCGTCGACACGGAGACCTCCAACTGGACCTTCGACCCGGTGCGCAAGCAGTACTACTGGCACCGCTTCTTCTCGCACCAGCCGGACCTCAACTACGAGAACCCGGCGGTGCAGGAGGAGATCATCTCCGCGCTCCGCTTCTGGCTGGACCTCGGCATCGACGGCTTCCGCCTGGACGCCGTGCCGTACCTGTACCAGAAGGAGGGCACCAACTGCGAGAACCTCCCCGCGACCCACGCCTTCCTCAAGCGGGTGCGCAAGGAGATCGACGCGCACTACCCGGACACGGTGCTGCTCGCCGAGGCCAACCAGTGGCCCGAGGACGTCGTCGACTACTTCGGCGACTACGCCAAGGGCGGCGACGAGTGCCACATGGCGTTCCACTTCCCCGTGATGCCGCGCATCTTCATGGCGGTACGGCGCGAGTCCCGCTACCCCGTCTCCGAGATCCTGGCGAAGACCCCGGCGATCCCCGAGAACTGCCAGTGGGGCATCTTCCTCCGCAACCACGACGAGCTGACCCTCGAAATGGTCACGGACGAAGAGCGCGACTACATGTACGCGGAGTACGCCAAGGACCCCCGGATGCGCGCCAACATCGGCATCCGGCGCCGCCTGGCGCCCCTGCTGGACAACGACCGCAACCAGATCGAGCTGTTCACCGCCCTGCTGCTGTCGCTGCCGGGCTCCCCGATCCTCTACTACGGGGACGAGATCGGGATGGGCGACAACATCTGGCTCGGTGACCGGGACGCCGTACGGACCCCGATGCAGTGGACCCCCGACCGGAACGCGGGATTCTCCTCCAGCGACCCCGGCCGGCTCTACCTCCCGACGATCATGGACCCGGTGTACGGGTACCAGGTCACCAACGTGGAAGCGTCGATGGCCTCGCCGTCCTCGCTGCTGCACTGGACCCGCCGGATGATCGAGATCCGCAAGCAGAACCCGGCCTTCGGGCTCGGCTCGTACACGGAGCTGTCGTCGTCGAACCCGGCGGTGCTGGCGTTCCTGCGGGAGGCGCCCTCCCCGGACGGCAAGGGCGACGACCTCGTCCTGTGCGTCCACAACTTCTCGCGGTTCGCCCAGCCCACCGAGCTCGACCTCAAGGAGTTCAACGGGCGGCACCCGGTGGAGCTGATCGGCGGGGTGCGCTTCCCCGCCATCGGCGAGCTGCCGTACCTGCTCACCCTGGCGGGCCACGGCTTCTACTGGTTCCGGCTCAGGAAGGATGTCGCGTCGAGCTGA
- the glgP gene encoding alpha-glucan family phosphorylase, whose product MKAIRRFTVRPVLPDPLRPLGDLARNLRWSWHTETRELFESVDPAGWRAADGDPVRFLGGVSAARLAELAEDRTFLHTLNTAAADLDAYLHSPRWYQESDGGGGELPAAIGYFSPEFGVTAALPQYSGGLGILAGDHLKAASDLGVPLIGVGLLYRHGYFRQSLSRDGWQQERYPVLDPNELPLTLLREEDGSPALVTLTLPGRRTLHACVWQARVGRVPLLMLDSDVEENGPGERDVTDRLYGGGSEHRLLQEMLLGIGGVRAVRTYCRLTGHAAPEVFHTNEGHAGFLGLERIRELAGEGLGFDAALEAVRAGTVFTTHTPVPAGIDRFDRSLVAHHFGDDGELPGVDAERILGLGLETYPGGQPHLFNMAVMGLRLAQRANGVSTLHGAVSREMFSGLWPGFDPEEVPIGSVTNGVHAPTWVAPEVARLGAGQVGTERAEHALSVGGSPRWDSVEDIPDADIWAVRRSLRGQLVEEVRERLRASWLQRGAAEAELGWIDGVLDPDVLTIGFARRVPSYKRLTLMLRDRDRLRAMLLHPERPVQIVVAGKAHPADDGGKRLVQELVRFADDPRVRHRIVFLPDYGMGMAKKLYPGCDVWLNNPLRPLEACGTSGMKAALNGCLNLSVLDGWWDEWFEPDFGWAIPTADGVTADENRRDDLEAGALYELIEDRVAPRFYDRDGREGRDGRNGAGNGGGDGEGLPGRWIEMVRRTLVTLGPKVLASRMVRDYVERLYAPAARAHRALDPATAAELAEWKGRARSLWPRVTVDHVETVPSATAASEKAADGTAELGSTLALRVRVGLGDLRPDEVEVQAVAGRVGSDDTIADAQTFPLKPAGGPDPEGRWVYEGPLALDRTGPYGYTVRVLPAHPLLATSAELGLVALPAEAAGDGAGVLMR is encoded by the coding sequence GTGAAGGCAATCCGTCGGTTCACCGTCCGCCCCGTCCTGCCCGACCCGCTGCGACCACTCGGCGACCTGGCGCGCAACCTGCGCTGGTCCTGGCACACCGAGACCCGAGAGCTCTTCGAGTCCGTCGACCCCGCCGGCTGGCGCGCGGCCGACGGCGACCCCGTGCGATTCCTCGGGGGCGTCTCCGCGGCCCGCCTCGCCGAGCTGGCCGAGGACCGCACCTTCCTGCACACACTGAACACGGCAGCCGCCGACCTCGACGCCTACCTGCACAGCCCCCGCTGGTACCAGGAGAGCGATGGCGGCGGCGGGGAGCTGCCCGCCGCCATCGGCTACTTCTCGCCCGAGTTCGGCGTCACCGCCGCCCTGCCGCAGTACTCCGGCGGCCTCGGCATCCTCGCCGGCGACCACCTCAAGGCCGCCAGCGACCTCGGCGTACCGCTGATCGGCGTAGGCCTGCTCTACCGGCACGGATACTTCCGCCAGTCCCTGTCCCGGGACGGCTGGCAGCAGGAGCGGTACCCCGTCCTCGACCCCAACGAACTGCCGCTGACCCTCCTGCGCGAGGAGGACGGCAGCCCCGCGCTGGTGACCCTGACCCTGCCGGGACGCCGCACCCTGCACGCCTGCGTCTGGCAGGCGCGGGTCGGGCGGGTCCCGCTGCTGATGCTCGACTCGGACGTCGAGGAGAACGGGCCCGGTGAGCGCGACGTCACCGACCGGCTCTACGGCGGCGGCAGCGAGCACCGGCTCCTCCAGGAGATGCTCCTCGGCATCGGCGGGGTGCGCGCCGTGCGGACGTACTGCCGGCTCACCGGCCACGCCGCGCCCGAGGTGTTCCACACCAACGAGGGCCACGCCGGCTTCCTCGGGCTCGAACGCATCCGTGAACTCGCCGGGGAAGGGCTCGGCTTCGACGCGGCCCTGGAGGCCGTCCGGGCCGGCACGGTCTTCACCACGCACACCCCCGTGCCCGCCGGCATCGACCGCTTCGACCGCTCGCTCGTCGCCCACCACTTCGGCGATGACGGCGAGCTGCCCGGGGTGGACGCCGAGCGGATCCTCGGCCTCGGCCTGGAGACCTACCCGGGCGGCCAGCCCCACCTGTTCAACATGGCCGTCATGGGGCTGCGCCTCGCCCAGCGGGCCAACGGGGTCTCCACCCTGCACGGCGCCGTCAGCCGCGAGATGTTCTCCGGGCTGTGGCCGGGCTTCGACCCGGAGGAGGTGCCCATCGGCTCCGTGACCAACGGCGTGCACGCGCCGACCTGGGTCGCGCCCGAGGTCGCCCGGCTCGGCGCCGGGCAGGTCGGCACCGAACGGGCCGAACACGCCCTGTCCGTGGGCGGTTCGCCGCGCTGGGACTCGGTGGAGGACATCCCGGACGCGGACATCTGGGCCGTACGCCGGTCCCTGCGCGGGCAGTTGGTCGAGGAGGTACGGGAGCGGCTGCGCGCGTCCTGGCTCCAGCGGGGCGCGGCCGAGGCCGAACTGGGCTGGATCGACGGGGTGTTGGACCCGGACGTCCTGACGATCGGCTTCGCCCGCCGCGTTCCCTCGTACAAGCGACTCACCCTGATGCTGCGCGACCGCGACCGGCTCAGGGCGATGCTGCTCCACCCCGAGCGGCCCGTCCAGATCGTCGTCGCGGGCAAGGCCCACCCGGCGGACGACGGCGGCAAGCGGCTGGTGCAGGAGCTGGTGCGGTTCGCCGACGACCCGCGGGTGCGCCACCGGATCGTGTTCCTGCCCGACTACGGCATGGGGATGGCGAAGAAGCTCTACCCGGGCTGCGACGTCTGGCTGAACAACCCGCTGCGGCCGCTGGAGGCGTGCGGGACCAGCGGGATGAAGGCCGCGCTCAACGGCTGCCTCAACCTGTCGGTGCTGGACGGCTGGTGGGACGAATGGTTCGAGCCGGACTTCGGCTGGGCCATCCCGACGGCGGACGGGGTGACCGCCGACGAGAACCGCAGGGACGACCTGGAGGCGGGCGCCCTCTACGAGCTGATCGAGGACCGGGTCGCGCCGCGCTTCTACGACCGGGACGGCCGGGAGGGCCGGGACGGCCGCAACGGCGCCGGGAACGGCGGCGGGGACGGGGAGGGGCTGCCCGGCCGGTGGATCGAGATGGTCCGCCGCACCCTCGTCACGCTGGGCCCGAAGGTCCTCGCGTCCCGGATGGTCCGTGACTACGTGGAGCGGCTGTACGCGCCCGCCGCCCGCGCCCACCGGGCCCTGGACCCCGCCACCGCGGCCGAGCTGGCCGAGTGGAAGGGCCGGGCGCGGTCGCTGTGGCCGCGGGTGACGGTGGACCACGTCGAGACGGTCCCGTCCGCCACGGCCGCGTCGGAGAAGGCGGCCGACGGCACGGCGGAGCTGGGCTCGACCCTCGCCCTGCGGGTCCGGGTCGGCCTCGGCGACCTGCGCCCCGACGAGGTGGAG
- a CDS encoding maltokinase N-terminal cap-like domain-containing protein — translation MTKAASTRITPYGAPDRAVSANDAAALLGSLAPLLHDWLPRQRWFAGKGRAVTGFVPVTVTELRPTHAGDPALLHLLVRVEQGAAGVSASAGDCYQLLLGVREALPPHLASARLGRATQGPLAGLTVYEGLHDPSLAELLLERLRNAGSWGPLRFGRARPIPAGLTGKLLDAEQSNSSLVYGDAVHGNAAHGDAERGDAERGDAYILKILRRVFPGPHPDLELPLALAAEGCDRVPAPVAWFEADDPTGGDETLTLGVLQPYLRGSRDGWQLALAALGADREFTSEARSLGRATAEVHLALASALPTVTLGRRQTGQLAHGMLGRLDTAAQAVPALIPYVPGLRAAFDALAGLDEAARGRPAQRVHGDLHLGQALRTPDGRWSVIDFEGEPAIPLAERRRPQPPVRDVAGMLRSFDYAARSHEPWRADWATRCRAAFCEGYAQASGTDPRSEPELLRAYETDKAVYEVLYEARHRPAWLPVPMAAIRRLAGEHQ, via the coding sequence ATGACGAAGGCTGCATCCACCCGGATCACGCCGTACGGCGCTCCCGACCGCGCCGTGTCGGCCAACGACGCCGCGGCGCTCCTCGGGTCGCTGGCGCCGCTGCTCCACGACTGGCTCCCCCGCCAGCGCTGGTTCGCGGGCAAGGGACGCGCGGTGACCGGCTTCGTGCCGGTGACCGTCACCGAGCTGCGACCGACGCACGCCGGGGATCCGGCCCTGCTCCACCTGCTGGTACGGGTCGAACAGGGCGCCGCCGGGGTCTCCGCCTCGGCCGGCGACTGCTACCAGCTGCTGCTCGGCGTCCGGGAGGCCCTGCCCCCGCACCTGGCGTCGGCGCGGCTCGGCCGGGCGACCCAGGGGCCGCTGGCGGGCCTCACGGTGTACGAGGGCCTGCACGACCCGAGCCTGGCGGAACTGCTGCTGGAACGATTGCGCAACGCAGGGTCATGGGGACCGCTACGGTTCGGCCGCGCGCGGCCCATCCCGGCCGGCCTGACCGGGAAGCTGCTCGACGCCGAGCAGTCCAATTCGTCCCTCGTCTACGGGGACGCCGTGCACGGAAACGCCGCACACGGGGACGCCGAACGCGGGGACGCCGAACGCGGGGACGCCTACATCCTCAAGATCCTCCGCCGGGTCTTCCCCGGCCCCCACCCGGACCTGGAACTGCCGCTGGCCCTCGCCGCGGAGGGCTGCGACCGGGTGCCGGCGCCGGTGGCGTGGTTCGAGGCGGACGATCCGACGGGCGGCGACGAGACGCTCACGCTCGGTGTGCTCCAGCCGTACCTGCGCGGGTCGCGGGACGGCTGGCAGCTGGCGCTGGCCGCGCTGGGGGCGGACCGGGAGTTCACGTCGGAGGCCCGCTCGCTGGGGCGCGCCACCGCGGAGGTGCACCTCGCGCTGGCCTCCGCCCTGCCGACCGTGACGCTGGGGCGCCGCCAGACCGGGCAGCTCGCGCACGGGATGCTCGGCCGCCTGGACACGGCGGCGCAGGCGGTGCCCGCGCTGATCCCGTACGTACCGGGCCTGCGGGCCGCCTTCGACGCGCTCGCGGGTCTCGACGAGGCGGCGCGCGGGCGGCCGGCCCAGCGGGTCCACGGTGACCTGCACCTGGGCCAGGCGCTCCGTACCCCCGACGGCCGCTGGTCGGTGATCGACTTCGAGGGCGAGCCGGCCATACCGCTGGCCGAGCGCCGCCGCCCGCAGCCACCGGTCCGCGACGTGGCGGGGATGCTGCGCTCGTTCGACTACGCGGCGCGGTCCCACGAGCCGTGGCGGGCGGACTGGGCGACACGGTGCCGCGCGGCGTTCTGCGAGGGGTACGCGCAGGCGTCGGGCACGGATCCGCGCTCGGAGCCGGAGCTGCTGCGGGCGTACGAGACGGACAAGGCGGTGTACGAGGTGCTGTACGAGGCCCGCCACCGCCCGGCCTGGCTCCCGGTCCCGATGGCCGCCATCCGCCGCCTGGCGGGCGAACACCAGTGA
- a CDS encoding alpha-1,4-glucan--maltose-1-phosphate maltosyltransferase, with protein MIGRIPVLDVHPLVDCGKRPAKAVSGETFQVTATVFREGHDAVAANVVLTDPSGRPGPWTPMHELAPGTDRWGAEVTPTEEGRWTYTVEAWSDPVATWRHTAGIKIPAGIDTELVLAEGAALYERAAVGVPKKDGREAVLAAVDALRDRDRPAGARLAAALSQDATAALGRHPLRELVSSSRPLRLLVERRRALFGSWYELFPRSEGAVVKEGEPPVSGTFRTAAERLPAVAAMGFDVVYLPPVHPIGTTHRKGPNNTLTPGPEDVGVPWAIGSSEGGHDAIHPDLGTIEDFDHFVETARTLRMEVALDFALQCSPDHPWVAKKPEWFHHRADGSIAYAENPPKKYQDIYPIAFDSDMRGLVRETVRVLRYWMSHGVRIFRVDNPHTKPVLFWEKVIGNINRTDPDVVFLAEAFTRPAMMRTLAAVGFQQSYTYFTWRNSKRELTEYLTELSRETAAYMRPNFFVNTPDILHAYLQEGGRPAFEVRAVLAATMVPSWGVYAGYELCENTPAKPGSEEYLDSEKYQLRPRDWEAAEREGRTIAPLITTLNRIRRRHPALQQLRDIHFHEADNEAVIAYSKRAGSNIVLVVVNLDPHHTQEATVSLDMERLGLEWHETVPVRDELTGETYHWGRANYVRLEPGVTPAHVVVLRPSPPIGGSPTS; from the coding sequence CTGATTGGTCGCATTCCCGTCCTGGACGTACACCCGCTCGTCGACTGCGGCAAACGCCCCGCGAAGGCGGTGAGCGGTGAAACCTTCCAGGTCACCGCCACCGTCTTCCGCGAGGGCCATGACGCGGTGGCGGCCAATGTCGTCCTCACGGATCCATCGGGCCGCCCCGGCCCCTGGACCCCCATGCACGAGCTCGCCCCCGGCACCGACCGCTGGGGCGCCGAGGTCACCCCCACCGAGGAAGGCCGCTGGACCTACACCGTGGAGGCCTGGAGCGACCCCGTCGCGACCTGGCGCCACACCGCCGGGATCAAGATCCCGGCCGGCATCGACACCGAACTGGTCCTCGCCGAGGGGGCCGCGCTCTACGAGCGCGCCGCCGTCGGCGTACCGAAGAAGGACGGCCGGGAGGCCGTGCTCGCCGCCGTCGACGCGCTGCGCGACCGGGACCGCCCCGCCGGGGCCCGGCTGGCCGCCGCCCTCTCGCAGGACGCCACCGCCGCGCTCGGCCGCCACCCGCTGCGCGAGCTGGTCAGCTCCTCGCGCCCGCTGCGCCTGCTGGTCGAGCGCCGGCGGGCCCTGTTCGGGTCCTGGTACGAGCTGTTCCCGCGCTCCGAGGGCGCCGTGGTGAAGGAGGGCGAGCCGCCCGTCAGCGGCACCTTCCGCACCGCCGCCGAGCGGCTGCCCGCCGTCGCCGCGATGGGCTTCGACGTCGTCTACCTGCCGCCCGTCCACCCGATCGGCACGACGCACCGCAAGGGCCCCAACAACACCCTGACGCCGGGCCCCGAGGACGTCGGCGTGCCGTGGGCCATCGGCTCGTCCGAGGGCGGCCACGACGCGATCCACCCCGACCTCGGCACGATCGAGGACTTCGACCACTTCGTGGAGACCGCGCGCACGCTGCGCATGGAGGTCGCGCTCGACTTCGCGCTCCAGTGCTCCCCCGACCACCCCTGGGTCGCGAAGAAGCCGGAGTGGTTCCACCACCGCGCGGACGGCTCGATCGCCTACGCCGAGAACCCGCCGAAGAAGTACCAGGACATCTACCCGATCGCCTTCGACAGCGACATGCGAGGCCTGGTCCGCGAGACCGTGCGCGTGCTGCGGTACTGGATGTCCCACGGGGTACGGATCTTCCGCGTCGACAACCCGCACACCAAGCCGGTGCTCTTCTGGGAGAAGGTCATCGGCAACATCAACCGCACCGACCCCGATGTCGTCTTCCTCGCCGAGGCGTTCACCCGCCCCGCGATGATGCGCACGCTCGCGGCGGTCGGCTTCCAGCAGTCGTATACGTATTTCACCTGGCGCAACAGCAAGCGGGAGCTGACGGAGTACCTGACGGAGCTGTCCCGCGAGACCGCCGCCTACATGCGGCCGAACTTCTTCGTGAACACGCCGGACATCCTCCACGCCTACCTCCAGGAGGGCGGCAGGCCGGCCTTCGAGGTGCGCGCCGTGCTCGCCGCGACGATGGTCCCGTCGTGGGGTGTGTACGCGGGATATGAACTCTGCGAGAACACCCCCGCCAAGCCCGGCAGCGAGGAGTACCTTGATTCGGAGAAGTACCAGCTGAGGCCCCGGGACTGGGAGGCGGCCGAGCGTGAGGGCCGTACCATCGCCCCGCTGATCACCACGCTCAACCGGATCAGACGACGGCACCCCGCGCTGCAACAGCTGCGCGACATCCACTTCCACGAGGCCGACAACGAAGCGGTCATCGCGTACAGCAAGCGGGCGGGCTCGAACATCGTTCTGGTGGTCGTCAACCTCGACCCTCACCACACCCAGGAGGCGACGGTCTCGTTGGACATGGAGCGGCTCGGCCTCGAATGGCACGAGACCGTCCCGGTGCGCGACGAGCTCACCGGCGAGACCTATCACTGGGGCAGGGCCAACTACGTGCGCCTAGAGCCGGGCGTCACGCCCGCGCACGTCGTGGTCCTGCGACCGTCCCCGCCGATCGGAGGGTCACCCACATCATGA
- the glgB gene encoding 1,4-alpha-glucan branching enzyme, producing the protein MTARPSSPDTPPSTPPPPERPTASVPAPATGEEAQAGTKKAKKAKKAKETTVSKRPEQAPTPAKPSPTPSPTPAVPPLHPTDRERLLSGSHHDPHGLLGAHPVNGGDGGIAVRTLRPYAHAVTVVTDDARIPLDDDGDGFFSGVLPLTAVPAYSLLIRYGDADGVDDVEVHDPYRFLPALGDLDLHLIGEGRHEELWKALGARPMTHQGVTGTRFTVWAPNARGVRVSGDFNYWDGTSLPMRSLGATGVWELFVPGIGEGALYKFDITRPDGTHTMRADPMARRTEVPPATASVVTESHHVWQDEEWMAHRGDRAVHEAPFSVYEIHLASWRPGLTYRQLAVQLPAYVKDLGFTHVELMPVAEHPFGGSWGYQVTGFYAPTSRLGTPDDFRFLVDALHRAGIGVIVDWVPAHFPKDEWALARFDGRPLYESEDPQRAEHPDWGTLEFDYGRTEVRNFLVANAVFWCEEFHIDGLRVDAVASMLYLDYSREAGQWSPNEHGGRENLDAVAFLQEMNATVYRRCPGVVTIAEESTAWNGVTRATHLVGPDGFGGLGFGLKWNMGWMHDSLDYVAKEPVHRKYHHGEMTFSMVYAYSENYVLPISHDEVVHGKRALVSKMPGDWWQQRANERAYLGFMWAHPGKQLLFMGQEFAQGAEWSEGHGPDWWLLDPSYEAAPDHQGVRDLVRDLNAVYGATPPLWERDTSPEGFSWVDGGAAEDNVFAFLRYDAAGSPLLAVSHFAPVVRHDYRLGVPEKYAAWTEVLNTDAARYGGSDVLNPEPVKPESTPSHGHPSSLHLTLPPLATIWLRPTP; encoded by the coding sequence GTGACCGCCCGTCCGTCGTCGCCCGACACCCCGCCGAGCACGCCGCCCCCGCCCGAGCGCCCCACCGCGTCCGTCCCGGCCCCCGCGACCGGCGAGGAGGCCCAGGCCGGCACGAAGAAGGCCAAGAAGGCCAAAAAGGCCAAGGAGACCACGGTGTCCAAGCGACCGGAACAAGCACCCACCCCGGCGAAGCCCTCCCCCACCCCCTCCCCCACCCCCGCCGTCCCACCCCTCCACCCCACCGACCGCGAGCGCCTCCTCAGCGGCTCGCACCACGACCCGCACGGCCTCCTCGGCGCCCATCCCGTCAACGGCGGCGACGGCGGCATCGCCGTCCGCACCCTGCGCCCGTACGCGCACGCCGTCACCGTCGTCACCGACGACGCGCGGATCCCGCTGGACGACGACGGCGACGGCTTCTTCTCCGGGGTCCTCCCCCTCACCGCCGTCCCCGCGTACTCGCTCCTCATCCGCTACGGGGACGCGGACGGCGTCGACGACGTCGAGGTCCACGACCCGTACCGCTTCCTCCCCGCCCTCGGCGACCTCGACCTGCACCTGATCGGCGAGGGCCGCCACGAGGAGCTGTGGAAGGCGCTCGGCGCCCGCCCCATGACCCACCAGGGCGTCACCGGCACCCGCTTCACCGTCTGGGCCCCCAACGCCCGCGGCGTCCGCGTCTCCGGCGACTTCAACTACTGGGACGGCACCAGCCTCCCCATGCGCTCGCTCGGCGCCACCGGCGTGTGGGAGCTGTTCGTGCCGGGCATCGGCGAGGGCGCGCTGTACAAGTTCGACATCACCCGCCCGGACGGTACGCACACCATGCGCGCCGACCCGATGGCCCGCCGCACCGAGGTACCGCCCGCGACCGCGTCCGTGGTGACCGAGTCGCACCACGTCTGGCAGGACGAGGAGTGGATGGCGCACCGGGGCGACCGCGCCGTGCACGAGGCGCCGTTCTCGGTGTACGAGATCCATCTCGCCTCCTGGCGGCCCGGCCTGACGTACCGTCAGCTCGCCGTCCAACTGCCCGCGTACGTCAAGGATCTCGGCTTCACGCACGTCGAGCTGATGCCCGTCGCCGAGCACCCCTTCGGCGGCTCCTGGGGCTACCAGGTCACCGGCTTCTACGCCCCGACCTCCCGCCTCGGCACCCCCGACGACTTCCGCTTCCTGGTGGACGCGCTGCACCGCGCGGGCATCGGTGTGATCGTGGACTGGGTGCCGGCCCACTTCCCCAAGGACGAATGGGCGCTGGCGCGCTTCGACGGGCGGCCGCTGTACGAGTCCGAGGACCCGCAGCGCGCCGAGCACCCCGACTGGGGGACGCTGGAGTTCGACTACGGCCGCACGGAGGTCCGTAACTTCCTGGTCGCGAACGCGGTGTTCTGGTGCGAGGAGTTCCACATCGACGGCCTGCGGGTCGACGCGGTGGCCTCGATGCTCTACCTGGACTACTCCCGCGAGGCGGGCCAGTGGTCCCCCAACGAGCACGGCGGCCGGGAGAACCTGGACGCGGTGGCGTTCCTCCAGGAGATGAACGCGACCGTCTACCGGCGCTGCCCCGGCGTGGTGACGATCGCCGAGGAGTCCACGGCGTGGAACGGGGTCACCCGCGCGACGCACCTGGTCGGCCCCGACGGCTTCGGCGGGCTCGGGTTCGGGCTGAAGTGGAACATGGGGTGGATGCACGACTCGCTGGACTACGTGGCCAAGGAGCCGGTGCACCGCAAGTACCACCACGGGGAGATGACGTTCTCCATGGTGTACGCGTACAGCGAGAACTACGTCCTGCCCATCTCGCACGACGAGGTCGTGCACGGGAAGCGGGCGCTGGTCTCCAAGATGCCCGGGGACTGGTGGCAGCAGCGGGCCAACGAACGCGCCTACCTGGGCTTCATGTGGGCGCACCCGGGCAAGCAACTGCTCTTCATGGGGCAGGAGTTCGCGCAGGGCGCGGAGTGGTCGGAGGGGCACGGCCCGGACTGGTGGCTGCTGGACCCGTCGTACGAGGCGGCGCCGGACCACCAGGGGGTACGGGACCTGGTGCGCGACCTGAACGCGGTCTACGGCGCGACGCCGCCGCTGTGGGAGCGGGACACCTCCCCGGAGGGCTTCTCATGGGTGGACGGCGGGGCGGCGGAGGACAACGTGTTCGCGTTCCTGCGCTACGACGCGGCCGGGTCGCCGCTGCTGGCGGTGTCGCACTTCGCGCCGGTGGTGCGGCACGACTACCGGCTCGGGGTGCCGGAGAAGTACGCGGCGTGGACGGAGGTCCTGAACACGGACGCGGCGCGGTACGGGGGCAGTGACGTCCTGAACCCGGAGCCGGTGAAGCCGGAGTCCACCCCGTCCCACGGCCACCCGTCCTCCCTCCACCTGACCCTCCCCCCGCTGGCCACGATCTGGCTCCGCCCGACCCCCTGA